In the Ilumatobacteraceae bacterium genome, one interval contains:
- a CDS encoding zf-HC2 domain-containing protein produces MANCRETIRELDAFLDDELPDDVRRHIHAHLGDCVDCHQAFDFQAELKLAIRRKCSNDEMPAGLLGRIEQCFDEDFDGDGIIGATDDDLTIEPT; encoded by the coding sequence ATGGCGAACTGCAGAGAAACCATTCGAGAACTCGACGCTTTCCTCGACGACGAACTGCCCGACGACGTGCGCCGACACATCCACGCGCACCTCGGAGATTGCGTCGACTGTCACCAGGCGTTCGACTTCCAGGCGGAGCTGAAGCTGGCGATCCGGCGGAAGTGCAGCAACGACGAGATGCCCGCCGGCCTGCTCGGACGCATCGAACAGTGCTTCGACGAAGACTTCGACGGCGACGGGATCATCGGGGCGACCGACGACGACCTCACCATCGAACCGACCTGA